ACGATCTGCAGGTCCGCGCGCCGCGCCAGATCCGCCAGCGCCGCGCAGATATTGCGAAAGCCCTCGCCAAAGCTTTCACGCCGGTGGCCCGTCACCAGCAGCAGCCGGCGGTTTGGGTCCAGCCACGCATAGCGCGTTTGCAGCATGCGGGTCAGCGCGCTGCCGGCGGTCAGCTTGGCGCTTGTCATCGCCAGGGCGTCGATCACGGTATTGCCGGTGACGGTGATGCTGCCCGCCAGGTTTTCGCGCAACAGATTGCCGCGCGACTCCGCGGTGGGCGCAAACAGCAGGTCGCCGATCGCGTCGACGACGCGCCGGTTCATTTCCTCGGGAAACGGCATCGCCAGGTTGCCGGTGCGCAGCCCGGCCTCCACATGACCGATGCGCACACGGCGGTGAAACGACGCCAGCGCGCAGGCCGACGCCGTGCTCGTATCGCCATGCACCAGCACGCAGTCCGGCTTCTCCGCCTCCAGCACACCGTCGACGCGATTGATCAGGCGCGCATACAGACCGTTCAACGTCTGGTTGGGCACCATGATGTCCAGGTCGTGCTGCGCCTGCAATTCGAAGAGCGCCAGCACCTGGTCCAGCATTTCCCGATGCTGCCCGGTCACGCAGACCACGCTCTGGATCTGCGGCTCGTTCTGCAACGCGGTGACCAGCGGGGCCATCTTGATGGCTTCGGGCCGCGTTCCGAATATCGACAGGACTTTCATGGCGGTGTGGCCCCCAGCGCCGGTGGCATTTTCGTGCGGCTATTTTGTCTTGAAAACATTCGTAATATGTGTCGAAATATAT
The DNA window shown above is from Achromobacter spanius and carries:
- the wecB gene encoding non-hydrolyzing UDP-N-acetylglucosamine 2-epimerase, which encodes MKVLSIFGTRPEAIKMAPLVTALQNEPQIQSVVCVTGQHREMLDQVLALFELQAQHDLDIMVPNQTLNGLYARLINRVDGVLEAEKPDCVLVHGDTSTASACALASFHRRVRIGHVEAGLRTGNLAMPFPEEMNRRVVDAIGDLLFAPTAESRGNLLRENLAGSITVTGNTVIDALAMTSAKLTAGSALTRMLQTRYAWLDPNRRLLLVTGHRRESFGEGFRNICAALADLARRADLQIVYPVHLNPQVRGVVMAELSGLANVHLIDPLDYLDFVWFMQRSHLILTDSGGVQEEAPYLGKPVLVMRDVTERPEAVRAGTVALVGTDTRRIVTEVNRLLDDPGLHSAFSRRINPYGDGKASQRIVDALCGRAVSEFAPHAAAHSPL